The following coding sequences are from one Microtus pennsylvanicus isolate mMicPen1 chromosome 1, mMicPen1.hap1, whole genome shotgun sequence window:
- the LOC142839099 gene encoding LOW QUALITY PROTEIN: olfactory receptor 5K16-like (The sequence of the model RefSeq protein was modified relative to this genomic sequence to represent the inferred CDS: inserted 2 bases in 1 codon) yields the protein MEKTNQSLTTEFIIEGFSDIPDLKILLFLVFSVIYLVTMVGNLGLVVLIYMEHRLHTPMYIFLGNLALMDSCCSCAITPKMLENFFSVDRRISLYECMAQFYFLCVAETADCFLLAAIAYDRYVAICNPLQYHTMMSKKLSIQMSVGTFITSNLHSMIQVGCLLRLTFCKSNHIDHFFCDVLPLFRLSCTDPFINELMIYIFSMPIQVFTITTILVSYFCILFTIFRMKSKDGRGKAFSTCASHFLSVSIFYICLLMYIRPLEEGNKDIPVAVFYTIVVPLLNPFIYSLRNKEVVNAVKKVMKTYKXKKSLTSTAH from the exons atggagaagaCAAATCAGTCTTTAACAACAGAGTTCATCATAGAGGGATTCTCAGATATTCCAGACCTGAAGATCCTCCTGTTCCTGGTGTTCTCTGTCATCTATCTGGTCACCATGGTGGGAAATCTCGGACTGGTGGTCTTGATCTACATGGAACACCGTCTTCACACACCTATGTACATCTTTCTGGGCAACCTGGCTCTCATGGATTCCTGCTGCTCCTGTGCCATCACTCCCAAGATGCTAGAGAACTTTTTTTCTGTCGACAGACGGATTTCACTCTATGAATGCATGGCACAGTTctattttctctgtgttgctgAAACTGCAGACTGCTTCCTCCTGGCAGCAAtagcctatgaccgctatgtggccatatGCAACCCCCTGCAGTACCACACCATGATGTCCAAGAAGCTCTCCATTCAGATGAGTGTAGGCACCTTCATAACTAGTAACCTGCATTCCATGATTCAAGTAGGCTGTCTCTTAAGGTTAACTTTCTGTAAATCAAATCACATTGATcacttcttctgtgatgttcttcCTCTATTTAGGCTCTCCTGTACAGACCCTTTTATTAATGAGctaatgatatatattttttcaatgcCAATTCAAGTCTTTACAATTACCACTATCTTGGTCTCTTATTTCTGCATTCTTTTCACTATTTTCAGAATGAAATCCAAGGATGGGAGAGGAAAAGCATTTTCTACTTGTGCATCccactttctttctgtctcaatATTCTACATCTGTCTTCTCATGTATATTCGACCATTGGAAGAAGGGAATAAAGATATACCTGTGGCTGTATTTTATACAATAGTAGTTCCTTTGTTAAACCCTTTTATTTACAGCCTGAGAAATAAGGAGGTAGTAAATGCTGTTAAGAAAGTTATGaagacttacaa aaaaaaatctctgacttCTACAGCTCACTAA